In Deinococcus fonticola, a single window of DNA contains:
- the aceE gene encoding pyruvate dehydrogenase (acetyl-transferring), homodimeric type has protein sequence MTNAPLKTPPRAGLPATEREKLNQLETQEWLDSLAYVMTDGGVKRAAELLLDLEHYAYFYGTPIEFKQTTPYINTIPPEDQPEYPGDLDMELRIRNIMRWNSAVMVIKANKKSDGIGGHLATYASAAELLEVGFNHFFRGYDSPDRDLIFFQGHASPGVYARSFLEGRFSEERMNNYRRELQSTPGLSSYPHAYLMPDYWEFSTVSMGLGPIQAIYQARFLKYLENRGLKKPSDAKVWAFLGDGEMDEPESIGAIRVAAYENLDNLIFVLNANLQRLDGPVRANSKVIQEFEALFRGVGWNVIKVIWDSKWDELLQKDYNGHIVKRFELMVDGESQRYAAFGGKELRENFFNTPELKELIADWSDADLELLNRGGHDVRKVYAAYKAASEHKGSPTVIIARTVKGFGLGETAQARNVAHQVKKLDYKALMQLRDILKLPLTDEQVEHMEFYHPGADSPEAKYVLEHRQKLGGPVPARQVEYPHLPLPDGAFYDEFAGGSGERAVSTTMATVSMLSKLLRDKDIGKYIVPIVPDEARTFGMDALVPRIGIYSPRGQNYKPVDSGTLMYYKEAKDGQMLEEGITEAGAMASWIAAATSYAVHGIPMIPFYVYYSMFGMQRVGDLVWAAGDELARGFLLGATAGRTTLAGEGLQHQDGNSQLQAYVVPNMKTYDPAFAFEIAAIFEMGIKRMYVDDIAEFYYVTIDNENEIQPPMPTDRPKEEVIDGIMKGLYRFQKSSNTKAKLRAQLLASGPAMGAAQEAVKMLEEYGVAADLWSVTSYKELHQDALSAQRWNMLHPTEAPRVPYVAQQLSKENAPGVLISVSDYVKLGADGLNGHLDRKLWTLGTDGFGRSEAREELRDFFEVDAKHVVVATLYALQRDGKIKGDIVAKAIADLGIDPEREAPVLR, from the coding sequence ATGACTAACGCGCCTTTGAAAACCCCGCCGCGTGCGGGATTACCCGCCACCGAGCGGGAGAAACTGAACCAGTTGGAGACGCAGGAGTGGCTGGACTCGCTGGCTTACGTCATGACTGACGGCGGGGTGAAACGCGCCGCCGAACTGCTGCTGGATCTGGAGCATTACGCCTACTTTTACGGCACGCCCATCGAGTTCAAGCAGACCACGCCGTACATCAACACCATTCCCCCCGAGGATCAGCCGGAGTACCCCGGCGACCTGGACATGGAACTCAGGATTCGCAACATCATGCGCTGGAACTCGGCGGTCATGGTGATCAAGGCCAACAAGAAAAGTGACGGCATCGGCGGGCACCTGGCGACCTACGCCTCGGCGGCGGAGCTGCTGGAGGTGGGCTTCAACCACTTTTTCCGGGGCTACGACTCGCCGGACCGCGACCTGATCTTTTTCCAGGGGCACGCCAGCCCCGGCGTGTACGCGCGCAGTTTCCTGGAAGGGCGCTTCAGCGAGGAGCGCATGAACAACTACCGCCGCGAGCTGCAGAGCACGCCGGGCCTGAGCAGCTACCCGCACGCGTACCTGATGCCGGACTACTGGGAGTTCAGCACGGTCAGCATGGGCCTGGGGCCGATTCAGGCCATCTACCAGGCGCGTTTTCTGAAGTACCTGGAGAACCGCGGCCTGAAAAAACCCAGTGACGCGAAGGTGTGGGCCTTCCTGGGCGACGGCGAGATGGATGAGCCGGAAAGCATCGGCGCGATTCGTGTGGCGGCCTACGAGAACCTGGACAACCTGATCTTCGTGCTGAACGCCAACCTTCAGCGGCTGGACGGCCCGGTGCGCGCCAACAGCAAGGTCATTCAGGAGTTCGAGGCGCTGTTCCGCGGCGTGGGCTGGAACGTCATCAAGGTAATCTGGGACAGCAAGTGGGACGAACTGCTGCAAAAGGACTACAACGGCCACATCGTCAAGCGTTTCGAGCTGATGGTGGACGGCGAGTCGCAGCGCTACGCGGCCTTCGGGGGCAAGGAACTGCGCGAGAACTTCTTCAACACGCCCGAGCTGAAGGAACTGATCGCCGACTGGTCGGACGCCGACCTGGAACTGCTGAACCGGGGCGGGCACGACGTGCGCAAGGTGTACGCCGCCTACAAGGCCGCCAGCGAACACAAGGGCAGCCCCACCGTGATCATTGCCCGCACCGTCAAGGGCTTCGGCCTGGGCGAGACGGCGCAGGCGCGTAACGTGGCGCACCAGGTCAAGAAACTGGACTACAAGGCCCTGATGCAGCTGCGCGACATCCTGAAGCTGCCCCTCACCGACGAGCAGGTCGAGCACATGGAGTTCTACCACCCCGGCGCAGACAGCCCGGAAGCGAAGTACGTTCTGGAGCACCGCCAGAAGTTAGGCGGCCCCGTGCCGGCCCGCCAGGTCGAGTATCCGCACCTGCCGCTGCCGGACGGCGCGTTCTACGACGAGTTCGCGGGGGGCAGTGGCGAGCGCGCCGTGAGCACCACCATGGCCACCGTGAGCATGCTGTCGAAACTGCTGCGCGACAAGGACATCGGCAAATACATCGTGCCCATCGTGCCCGACGAGGCCCGCACCTTCGGCATGGACGCGCTGGTGCCCCGCATCGGGATCTACAGCCCACGCGGCCAGAACTACAAGCCGGTGGACAGCGGCACCCTGATGTACTACAAGGAAGCCAAGGACGGCCAGATGCTTGAAGAGGGCATCACCGAGGCGGGGGCCATGGCCTCCTGGATTGCCGCCGCCACCAGTTACGCCGTGCACGGCATCCCGATGATTCCGTTCTACGTGTACTACTCGATGTTCGGCATGCAGCGCGTCGGTGACCTGGTTTGGGCCGCCGGTGACGAACTGGCGCGCGGGTTCCTGCTGGGCGCCACCGCCGGGCGCACCACGCTGGCCGGCGAGGGCCTGCAGCACCAGGACGGCAACAGCCAGTTGCAAGCCTACGTGGTGCCGAACATGAAAACCTACGACCCGGCCTTCGCCTTCGAGATCGCCGCGATTTTCGAGATGGGCATCAAGCGCATGTACGTGGACGACATCGCCGAGTTCTACTACGTCACCATCGACAACGAGAACGAGATTCAGCCCCCCATGCCCACCGACCGGCCCAAAGAGGAAGTCATCGACGGCATCATGAAGGGGCTGTACCGCTTCCAGAAGAGCAGCAACACCAAGGCCAAACTCAGAGCGCAGCTGCTGGCCAGCGGCCCGGCCATGGGTGCGGCGCAGGAAGCCGTGAAGATGCTCGAGGAGTACGGCGTGGCCGCCGACCTGTGGAGCGTGACCAGCTACAAGGAGCTGCACCAGGACGCCCTCAGCGCCCAGCGCTGGAACATGCTGCACCCCACCGAAGCGCCCCGCGTGCCTTACGTCGCGCAGCAGCTCAGCAAGGAAAACGCCCCCGGCGTCCTCATTTCCGTGAGCGACTACGTGAAACTGGGCGCGGACGGCCTGAACGGCCACCTTGACCGCAAACTCTGGACGCTCGGCACCGACGGCTTCGGGCGCAGCGAGGCCCGCGAGGAACTGCGCGACTTCTTCGAGGTGGATGCCAAGCACGTCGTGGTCGCCACCCTGTACGCCCTGCAACGCGACGGCAAGATCAAGGGTGACATCGTGGCCAAAGCCATTGCCGACCTGGGCATCGACCCCGAACGCGAAGCCCCCGTGTTGCGCTGA
- a CDS encoding 2-oxo acid dehydrogenase subunit E2 gives MATELKLPDVGDNIEKGTVVAVLIDVGDTVSEGQPIIELETDKAVVEVPATASGTVQSVNVQVGDSLPIGGVIATLGGEGAAPANAAAQAASPSSDSPSGGGGDQAANVENTPQSTNAAQANQVAASQVASQAQQAGQTEQAQATPAAPAAASSGSQTVNLPDVGDNIEKGTVVAILVDRGDTVSEGQPIIELETDKAVVEVPSSASGTVDSVNVQVGDSVKIGAPLLTLTGSAGGVAPGAEAAAPAQGGGNQAANVESTPVSPAPEKANSGTANRVAQVQQAAQQEQTKAEQAAPAGQAPGTPQAQAAAPRQAGTQNPQTFDGRTIVPAAPSVRRLAREMQVDIHAVHGTGIAGRISEEDVRRTAGTPSVAPAAQAAAPQAAPAAAGVPQAASPAPQAAPLPDFSKWGQVTREDMSGIRKATVRSMTQAWTTIPMVTQFDKADITVMEETRKRFSARVEKAGGKLTMTHIIMKVIAGALHRFPKFGASLDVAAEQIVFKDYVNIGVAVDTPVGLLVPVVKNADKKTITELVLELSELAGRARERKLKPDEMQGATFTISNLGGIGGHAFTPIVNSPEVAILGVSRGGLEPVWNKEKGEFEPRNMLPLSLTYDHRLIDGADAARFLRSVCESLEDPFLISL, from the coding sequence ATGGCGACTGAACTGAAACTGCCCGACGTGGGCGACAATATTGAGAAGGGGACGGTGGTGGCCGTGCTGATCGACGTGGGCGACACCGTTTCGGAGGGCCAGCCCATCATCGAGCTGGAAACGGACAAGGCCGTGGTGGAGGTGCCGGCGACGGCCAGCGGCACCGTGCAGAGCGTGAACGTGCAGGTGGGCGACAGCCTGCCCATCGGAGGCGTGATCGCCACGCTGGGCGGCGAGGGTGCGGCTCCGGCCAATGCTGCGGCGCAGGCCGCTTCCCCATCTAGTGACAGCCCTTCCGGTGGCGGTGGCGATCAGGCAGCCAACGTGGAAAATACCCCGCAGTCCACCAACGCCGCGCAGGCGAATCAGGTGGCGGCGTCCCAGGTGGCCAGCCAGGCCCAGCAGGCGGGGCAGACCGAACAGGCCCAGGCTACCCCGGCCGCCCCCGCTGCGGCCTCCAGCGGCTCTCAGACCGTGAACCTGCCCGATGTGGGCGACAACATCGAGAAAGGCACTGTGGTCGCCATTCTGGTAGACCGGGGCGACACCGTTTCGGAGGGCCAGCCCATCATCGAGCTGGAAACGGACAAGGCCGTGGTGGAAGTGCCGTCCAGCGCCAGCGGCACGGTGGACAGCGTGAACGTGCAGGTGGGTGACAGCGTGAAGATCGGCGCCCCCCTGCTGACCCTGACAGGCAGCGCGGGCGGCGTTGCCCCCGGCGCCGAAGCGGCCGCACCGGCCCAGGGTGGCGGGAACCAGGCAGCGAATGTGGAGAGCACGCCCGTCTCCCCTGCCCCAGAGAAGGCCAACTCAGGCACCGCCAACCGCGTGGCCCAGGTCCAGCAGGCCGCGCAGCAGGAGCAGACGAAGGCTGAACAGGCCGCGCCCGCCGGGCAGGCCCCCGGCACGCCGCAGGCACAGGCGGCCGCCCCCAGGCAGGCCGGCACGCAGAACCCGCAGACCTTCGACGGGCGCACCATCGTTCCCGCCGCGCCCAGCGTGCGCCGCCTGGCCCGCGAGATGCAGGTGGACATCCACGCCGTGCACGGCACCGGCATCGCCGGACGTATCAGCGAGGAGGATGTGCGCCGCACCGCCGGCACTCCCAGCGTGGCTCCCGCCGCCCAGGCTGCCGCTCCTCAGGCTGCCCCAGCGGCCGCAGGCGTTCCGCAGGCCGCCAGCCCCGCGCCACAAGCGGCGCCGCTGCCCGACTTCAGCAAGTGGGGCCAGGTGACCCGTGAGGACATGAGCGGCATCCGCAAGGCCACCGTGCGCAGCATGACGCAGGCCTGGACGACCATTCCCATGGTCACGCAGTTCGACAAGGCCGACATCACGGTGATGGAAGAAACCCGCAAGCGCTTCAGCGCGCGCGTGGAGAAGGCCGGCGGCAAGCTGACGATGACGCACATCATCATGAAGGTCATCGCAGGCGCCCTGCACAGGTTCCCCAAGTTTGGTGCCTCGCTGGACGTGGCCGCCGAGCAGATCGTGTTCAAGGACTACGTGAACATCGGCGTGGCCGTCGATACGCCGGTGGGCTTGCTGGTGCCCGTGGTGAAGAACGCCGACAAGAAGACCATCACCGAGCTGGTGCTGGAACTTTCCGAACTGGCCGGACGCGCCCGGGAACGCAAACTGAAGCCCGACGAGATGCAGGGCGCGACCTTCACCATCTCCAACCTGGGCGGCATCGGCGGTCACGCCTTTACGCCCATCGTGAACAGCCCCGAGGTCGCCATCCTGGGCGTCTCGCGCGGCGGCCTGGAACCTGTGTGGAACAAGGAGAAGGGCGAGTTCGAGCCGCGCAACATGCTGCCGCTCTCGCTGACCTACGACCACCGCCTGATCGACGGCGCCGACGCCGCCCGCTTCCTGCGCTCCGTGTGCGAAAGCCTGGAAGATCCGTTTTTGATCTCGCTGTGA
- a CDS encoding transposase, which yields MTEQLRLCRGLYNAALQERRDAYRKAKKTVTGYDQMKRLTEIKADLPEYKGVYSQVLQDVLKRLDKAFKAFFRRIKEGSKPGYPRFKGAGWYDSICYPQSGFSVSEKTAFFSKIGNIRIRLHRPLEGKLKTATITRDCGEWYVSYVCEVESQPLPETGSQVGVDVGTAYFCITSDGEFVENPRHFQRSMKALRVKQRSLSRKKRGSNRRKKTKAAVAKLHRKVARQRLDFHHKTATKLIRENDLVAHEDLNVSGMGRGNLARSIHDVGWGQFFSLLAVKAVSAGRQVIRVDPKYTSQACNKCGHTCRENRVSQSRFVCQGCGHTANADWNAALNILARALPSVQNVEVMRGLRSPGIHSGE from the coding sequence TTGACCGAACAACTCCGGCTCTGCCGAGGGTTGTACAACGCCGCCTTGCAGGAACGTCGGGACGCCTACCGCAAGGCTAAGAAGACGGTCACAGGGTACGACCAGATGAAGCGCCTGACGGAAATCAAGGCCGACTTGCCGGAGTACAAGGGGGTATACAGCCAAGTCCTTCAAGACGTTCTCAAGCGGCTGGACAAGGCATTCAAGGCGTTCTTCCGGCGCATCAAGGAAGGCAGTAAGCCCGGCTACCCACGCTTCAAAGGCGCGGGTTGGTACGATTCCATCTGCTACCCACAGTCTGGGTTCAGCGTCTCCGAGAAGACCGCGTTCTTCTCCAAAATCGGCAACATCCGAATCCGGCTGCACCGCCCGCTAGAGGGCAAGCTGAAAACGGCAACCATCACGCGGGACTGCGGCGAGTGGTACGTGTCCTACGTTTGCGAAGTGGAATCCCAGCCGCTTCCCGAAACGGGCAGTCAGGTGGGCGTGGACGTGGGTACGGCATACTTCTGCATTACCTCCGATGGGGAGTTTGTCGAGAACCCGCGCCACTTCCAGCGCAGCATGAAGGCACTGCGGGTCAAACAACGTTCACTGAGCCGCAAGAAACGTGGTTCCAACAGGCGGAAGAAAACCAAAGCCGCCGTCGCCAAGTTGCACCGCAAAGTGGCGCGGCAACGGCTGGACTTTCATCACAAGACCGCCACCAAGCTCATCCGGGAGAACGACTTGGTGGCACACGAAGACCTGAACGTGTCAGGGATGGGCAGGGGCAACTTGGCCCGGTCAATCCACGATGTCGGGTGGGGTCAGTTCTTTTCTCTCCTTGCTGTCAAGGCTGTGAGTGCTGGACGGCAAGTTATCCGCGTAGACCCGAAATACACCAGTCAGGCGTGCAACAAATGCGGGCATACCTGCCGGGAAAATCGGGTCAGTCAATCGCGGTTTGTGTGTCAGGGTTGCGGTCATACGGCAAATGCCGACTGGAACGCCGCTCTGAACATTCTGGCAAGGGCCTTGCCATCAGTCCAGAACGTAGAAGTTATGCGTGGACTGAGAAGCCCCGGAATTCATTCCGGGGAGTAG